Proteins from a single region of Chryseomicrobium sp. FSL W7-1435:
- a CDS encoding phosphatidylglycerophosphatase A translates to MDSNTTRTRVHSDTVYKATKEALLRRGVTIEDIAKIVYEMQLPYNEGLTMEHCEESVKSVLKKREMQHAILVGIELDELAEKKMLSEPLQSIVESDEGLFVVDETIALGSVFTYGSIAVTTFGHLDKNKIGIISQLDTKAGEQVHTFLDDLAASVAASAASRIAHRTRDLEEQNETFHDISPEETAPETKIEGATT, encoded by the coding sequence ATGGATTCAAATACTACAAGAACTCGTGTCCACTCGGATACCGTCTACAAAGCAACAAAAGAGGCATTGCTACGCAGGGGTGTCACTATTGAGGATATCGCCAAAATTGTTTATGAGATGCAACTCCCTTACAACGAAGGATTGACAATGGAGCACTGTGAAGAATCAGTAAAATCTGTCTTGAAAAAGCGTGAGATGCAGCACGCCATTTTAGTCGGAATTGAACTGGATGAATTGGCTGAAAAGAAAATGTTATCAGAGCCACTTCAATCGATTGTTGAAAGTGATGAAGGTCTATTCGTCGTGGATGAAACAATTGCCCTGGGCTCAGTATTCACTTATGGAAGTATCGCCGTAACAACATTTGGTCATCTGGATAAAAATAAAATTGGCATCATCTCACAGTTGGACACAAAAGCTGGAGAACAAGTGCATACTTTCTTAGATGATTTAGCAGCGAGTGTTGCAGCTAGTGCGGCATCTCGAATCGCTCACCGTACGCGTGATCTAGAAGAGCAAAATGAAACATTCCACGATATTTCACCTGAAGAGACAGCACCTGAGACGAAAATTGAAGGGGCTACAACTTAA
- the spoVAE gene encoding stage V sporulation protein AE, with protein MTFLWAFLVGGCICVIGQLLLDVAKMTPAHMLTTLVVSGAILDGLGLYEPLIDFAGAGATVPITSFGNALVHGALTAAEENGYIGVLTGMFQVTSAGISAAILFGMIGAIVFQKRSNHYE; from the coding sequence ATGACTTTTTTATGGGCCTTTTTAGTGGGGGGATGCATTTGTGTTATTGGTCAGCTATTACTGGATGTAGCGAAAATGACGCCAGCCCATATGCTGACAACTCTTGTCGTTTCTGGGGCCATTCTTGATGGATTAGGTTTGTACGAGCCCTTGATTGATTTTGCAGGTGCAGGTGCTACAGTTCCTATAACATCCTTTGGAAATGCTCTAGTTCACGGTGCGCTCACTGCAGCAGAAGAAAATGGCTATATCGGTGTGTTAACCGGAATGTTTCAGGTAACGAGTGCTGGAATCAGTGCAGCTATCTTATTCGGCATGATTGGAGCCATTGTTTTTCAAAAACGGTCAAATCATTATGAGTGA
- a CDS encoding PAS domain S-box protein, with protein sequence MDKQRYLQIRLRYFSSLISVFVIIHLVFATLHTQVHSDYFYVYSVIYLVFLGYLIRAKTVSSWSPYLFIVTLNVYIMLEYTTEMSYSYVIFLAYPIFIATYFQLLPVIFLVIGLTYVELFFIFSQLSSGFSNQLSRHDVELVLFFFFMLLSTTILYMWVEKKILQSINSQNALMKNQLLSQEGYFRLFFDTAKDGIAVFDLSNKLIDLNPAFEELYGYARHEVLGKEIFFVAPELESQARERVDQIQKGNVFHFESQDMRKDGKLIDVLLTLSPIHDKKGSIIAMSLISRDISFQKETEKLRLQTERLQLAGEIAAGVAHEIRNPMTVISGFIQMMNKNETSSSYRYTKLIEGEIKRIDYIISEFLQLSKPSPSLHEKFYLRSVLNDVLRLFEPQLQSSRITLHHKWNAHDMWLQGDEAHVKQVFINIIKNAVEASEDTGDIHIYSYSKNHEDYIVVVRDTGTGMTEEVIENLYNPFFTTKAEGTGLGMLITQKIMADVNGKIEVDSEEGNGTTFFLHFKKVTPPGESN encoded by the coding sequence ATGGATAAACAAAGATATCTTCAAATTCGTCTTCGCTATTTTTCAAGTCTGATCAGTGTATTTGTCATCATTCATCTCGTATTTGCCACATTACATACTCAGGTCCATTCAGACTATTTCTATGTTTACTCGGTTATTTATTTGGTGTTTTTAGGGTACTTGATCAGAGCTAAAACAGTATCATCATGGTCACCTTATTTATTCATCGTTACATTAAATGTCTACATCATGCTGGAATATACGACTGAGATGAGTTATTCCTATGTCATTTTTCTAGCCTACCCAATTTTCATTGCAACCTATTTTCAGCTACTCCCGGTCATCTTTCTCGTCATCGGCTTGACGTATGTTGAATTATTTTTTATTTTTTCTCAACTTTCCTCCGGATTTTCTAACCAGCTTTCCAGACATGATGTGGAGTTGGTATTATTCTTCTTTTTCATGCTTCTAAGCACAACCATCTTGTACATGTGGGTGGAAAAGAAAATTTTGCAATCCATCAATTCTCAAAACGCTTTAATGAAAAATCAGCTATTAAGTCAAGAAGGCTATTTTCGATTGTTTTTTGATACCGCCAAAGATGGGATTGCTGTGTTCGATTTGTCCAATAAATTAATTGACCTCAATCCTGCCTTCGAAGAATTATATGGCTACGCAAGACATGAGGTTTTAGGTAAAGAGATCTTCTTTGTAGCTCCCGAACTGGAAAGCCAAGCGCGAGAAAGAGTGGATCAAATACAAAAAGGCAATGTTTTTCATTTTGAGTCTCAAGATATGAGAAAAGACGGTAAACTGATTGATGTTCTATTAACGCTCTCCCCTATCCATGATAAAAAAGGAAGCATTATTGCGATGTCGTTAATTTCTCGTGACATCAGTTTTCAAAAAGAAACAGAAAAATTAAGGTTACAAACAGAAAGACTTCAACTTGCAGGAGAAATTGCAGCGGGAGTTGCACATGAAATACGCAATCCTATGACCGTGATTTCAGGATTCATACAAATGATGAACAAAAACGAGACTTCTTCCTCTTACCGGTATACAAAACTGATTGAAGGGGAAATTAAGAGAATCGACTACATTATTAGTGAATTTTTACAGCTATCAAAGCCTTCGCCATCACTTCATGAAAAGTTTTACCTACGCTCCGTATTAAATGATGTGTTGCGATTGTTCGAGCCTCAATTGCAAAGTTCTCGCATCACATTGCACCATAAATGGAATGCACATGATATGTGGTTACAAGGAGATGAGGCACATGTTAAACAAGTCTTCATCAATATTATTAAAAATGCGGTAGAGGCCAGTGAGGACACAGGAGACATTCACATTTATAGCTATTCCAAGAATCACGAAGATTATATTGTGGTTGTGCGTGATACAGGTACAGGTATGACCGAGGAAGTTATTGAAAACCTGTACAATCCTTTCTTTACTACAAAAGCTGAAGGAACAGGACTGGGTATGTTGATTACTCAAAAAATCATGGCCGATGTCAATGGAAAAATTGAAGTGGACTCTGAAGAAGGCAATGGAACAACTTTCTTTTTACATTTTAAAAAAGTGACACCTCCGGGTGAAAGCAATTGA
- a CDS encoding GNAT family N-acetyltransferase, giving the protein MVIALKVQTSQHYQDALHIRRTVFIEEQGVPAHLEIDEFEDSAIHFVAYEEDQPIGAGRFREYEAGIAKVERICVLPNFRGKNVGNALMDEIESSAKLQGYVSLKLNSQSTAIPFYEKRGYLISSPEFMDAGIPHRAMTKEIK; this is encoded by the coding sequence ATGGTAATTGCCTTAAAGGTCCAAACCTCACAACATTACCAAGATGCACTTCATATTCGCCGTACGGTATTTATTGAAGAACAAGGTGTTCCTGCTCATCTTGAAATCGATGAATTTGAGGACTCTGCTATTCATTTCGTGGCTTATGAAGAGGATCAGCCAATCGGGGCTGGTCGTTTTAGAGAGTATGAAGCGGGTATCGCTAAAGTTGAACGTATTTGCGTGCTCCCCAACTTCCGAGGAAAAAATGTTGGGAATGCTTTAATGGATGAAATTGAATCCAGTGCAAAACTGCAAGGTTATGTGTCTCTCAAACTAAATTCACAAAGCACGGCCATTCCGTTTTACGAAAAAAGAGGTTACCTTATTTCTTCCCCTGAATTTATGGATGCTGGAATTCCACATCGTGCGATGACAAAAGAAATCAAATAA
- a CDS encoding peptide chain release factor 3 → MNTKEEILRRRTFAIISHPDAGKTTMTEKLLYFGGAIRDAGTVKGKKSGKFATSDWMEIEKQRGISVTSSVMQFDYRSNRINILDTPGHQDFSEDTYRTLMAVDSAVMIVDAAKGIEAQTLKLFKVCRMRGIPIFTFINKLDRQGKEPLALMEEIEEVLEIDSYAMNWPIGMGKEFLGIYDRYNNRIEQFRTEEDQRFMEVDEDGELIQDHSMKETSYYKQAMEDIQLLAEAGNDFDEERVKRGELTPVFFGSALTNFGVQTFLETYLDFAPKPQPRLTGEGELVEPANEEFSGFIFKIQANMNPAHRDRIAFVRIVSGEFNRGMTVTLARTGKSFKVSSSTQFLADDRETVESAVAGDIIGLYDVGNYQIGDTVVGGKKAFEFEKLPQFTPELFMKVTAKNVMKSKHFHKGILQLVQEGAIQYYKTLHTEDVILGAVGQLQFEVFEHRMKNEYNVEVRMEPIGSKVARWIENEEEVKESMTGPRSMLVRDRFDRYVFLFENDFAMRWFQDKYEHIKLYNLL, encoded by the coding sequence ATGAATACAAAAGAAGAAATATTAAGAAGACGGACATTTGCAATCATCTCTCACCCAGATGCTGGTAAAACAACGATGACTGAAAAACTGCTCTACTTTGGTGGTGCCATTCGAGATGCAGGGACAGTAAAAGGGAAGAAGTCGGGTAAATTTGCCACTTCTGACTGGATGGAGATTGAAAAACAACGTGGGATCTCTGTAACATCTTCTGTTATGCAATTTGATTACCGTTCTAACCGAATCAATATTCTAGATACACCTGGTCACCAAGATTTCTCTGAGGACACGTACCGTACATTGATGGCAGTAGATAGTGCAGTCATGATAGTGGATGCAGCTAAAGGAATTGAGGCCCAGACGTTAAAACTATTTAAAGTTTGTCGAATGCGTGGTATTCCAATTTTCACATTCATCAACAAACTTGATCGACAAGGCAAAGAGCCTCTAGCTCTAATGGAAGAAATTGAGGAAGTTCTTGAGATTGATTCTTATGCGATGAACTGGCCAATTGGTATGGGGAAAGAGTTCTTAGGTATTTACGATCGCTACAATAATCGTATCGAACAATTCCGTACAGAAGAAGACCAGCGTTTCATGGAAGTGGATGAAGATGGAGAACTTATTCAAGACCATTCTATGAAAGAAACTTCGTATTACAAACAAGCGATGGAAGATATTCAACTGTTAGCGGAGGCCGGAAACGACTTTGATGAAGAGCGAGTTAAACGCGGTGAGTTAACACCTGTGTTTTTCGGAAGTGCATTGACAAACTTTGGTGTGCAAACATTTTTAGAAACTTATTTAGATTTTGCGCCTAAACCACAACCGCGATTGACTGGAGAAGGTGAACTTGTAGAACCTGCAAATGAAGAGTTTTCAGGGTTCATCTTTAAAATTCAAGCCAATATGAATCCTGCTCACCGTGATCGCATTGCCTTTGTGCGTATTGTTTCTGGTGAGTTTAATCGAGGAATGACGGTTACTCTTGCTCGTACAGGAAAATCCTTTAAAGTCAGCTCGTCGACGCAATTCTTAGCGGATGATCGCGAAACAGTGGAATCAGCAGTTGCTGGAGATATTATTGGTTTGTACGACGTGGGTAATTATCAAATTGGGGATACGGTAGTTGGCGGGAAGAAAGCTTTTGAATTTGAAAAACTTCCTCAATTTACACCTGAATTGTTTATGAAAGTAACGGCTAAGAATGTTATGAAATCTAAACATTTCCACAAAGGGATCCTTCAACTTGTTCAAGAAGGGGCTATTCAGTATTACAAAACATTGCATACAGAGGACGTCATTCTAGGCGCAGTAGGTCAACTGCAGTTTGAGGTCTTTGAACACCGCATGAAGAATGAATACAATGTTGAAGTAAGAATGGAGCCAATCGGTTCGAAAGTTGCGCGCTGGATTGAGAACGAAGAGGAAGTAAAAGAGTCGATGACAGGGCCACGCAGTATGTTAGTGCGAGACCGCTTTGACCGGTATGTATTCTTATTTGAAAATGATTTTGCTATGCGTTGGTTCCAAGATAAATACGAACATATTAAACTGTATAATTTGCTTTAA
- a CDS encoding thermonuclease family protein, producing the protein MKKINWIIYLLLFASLAGCTWLEPSGEQQEVELVEVVDGDTIRINWQGKEENVRYLLVDTPETNHPRLGKQPFGEEAKELNRQLLEGKELTIEVDIGDQYDDYGRLLAYVYADGERVQDQLISAGLARVAYVYPPNTRYLTELEELQKQAQQQTIGIWEYDYYVTDRGFDASSYEQQGSDCLIKGNINRSGEKIYHVPLGRYYSQTNPEEWFCSERQAKDSGFRKSMD; encoded by the coding sequence ATGAAAAAAATTAATTGGATTATTTACCTCCTCCTGTTTGCTAGTTTAGCTGGCTGCACGTGGCTAGAGCCTTCCGGTGAACAACAAGAGGTAGAACTGGTTGAGGTAGTCGATGGCGATACGATTCGTATAAACTGGCAAGGGAAAGAAGAAAACGTTCGCTATTTACTAGTTGATACGCCAGAGACCAATCATCCTCGATTAGGAAAACAACCATTCGGTGAAGAAGCGAAAGAATTAAATCGACAATTGTTAGAAGGCAAAGAATTAACTATTGAAGTTGATATTGGAGATCAATACGATGATTATGGCCGTTTACTAGCGTATGTTTATGCAGATGGTGAGCGTGTCCAAGATCAATTGATTTCAGCTGGACTAGCACGAGTGGCTTATGTCTACCCTCCGAATACTCGCTATTTGACTGAGTTAGAGGAGCTTCAAAAACAGGCACAGCAGCAAACGATTGGAATATGGGAATATGACTATTATGTAACAGACCGTGGCTTTGATGCTTCTTCTTATGAGCAACAAGGATCTGATTGTTTGATTAAAGGTAATATTAATCGTTCGGGTGAAAAGATTTATCACGTCCCTTTAGGCCGCTATTATTCTCAAACGAATCCAGAAGAATGGTTTTGTTCAGAACGCCAAGCAAAAGATTCTGGTTTCCGAAAATCAATGGATTAA
- a CDS encoding YjcG family protein, translated as MKFGIVAFPSKAVQDFANSYRKRYDPHYALITPHMTLKGVFQADDEEIKSIALKVEKVASAQKPFQLKTTGISSFAPVTNAIYFKVDPSDELVSLHKNLADVDYQDSEQYAFVPHITIAQKLTSSEHDDIYPQLKMIGASFEETIDRIHLLYQLDDGSWTVHETFRLTGE; from the coding sequence ATGAAATTTGGTATCGTTGCATTTCCATCAAAAGCAGTTCAAGATTTTGCGAACTCATATCGTAAGCGATATGACCCACATTATGCGCTTATCACGCCACATATGACCTTGAAAGGTGTATTTCAAGCGGATGATGAAGAGATTAAATCAATTGCTTTAAAAGTAGAGAAAGTTGCGTCTGCTCAGAAGCCGTTTCAACTTAAAACTACAGGAATCAGTTCGTTTGCCCCTGTAACAAACGCAATCTATTTTAAAGTAGACCCTTCCGACGAATTAGTATCCTTGCATAAGAATTTGGCAGATGTCGATTATCAAGACTCTGAGCAATATGCATTCGTCCCACATATTACAATCGCTCAAAAATTAACTTCTAGTGAACATGACGATATTTATCCTCAATTGAAAATGATTGGTGCATCTTTCGAAGAAACTATTGATCGTATTCACTTACTTTATCAACTTGACGATGGTTCTTGGACGGTACACGAAACATTCCGTTTAACTGGAGAGTAA
- the spoVAC gene encoding stage V sporulation protein AC translates to MSVQNYQQLVDDTIPKPPYLLNVFKAFLVGGLICVVGQLLQLLYMKWFGFSEKEAGDPVVATLVFFSMLATGFGYYKKLGQFAGAGSAVPVTGFGNAMISAAIEHRTEGYVLGTAANMFKLAGSVIAFGVFSAFIIGVIKTTLVTLGWIEW, encoded by the coding sequence ATGAGTGTGCAGAACTATCAACAATTAGTAGATGATACCATTCCAAAACCGCCTTATTTACTGAATGTTTTTAAAGCATTTTTAGTGGGTGGATTGATCTGTGTCGTGGGTCAATTACTTCAGCTACTCTATATGAAGTGGTTCGGATTCTCTGAAAAGGAGGCGGGGGATCCAGTAGTTGCTACGCTAGTATTTTTTTCAATGCTCGCAACGGGGTTCGGGTATTATAAAAAACTCGGGCAATTTGCAGGGGCTGGTTCAGCGGTTCCCGTCACAGGATTTGGTAACGCCATGATCTCAGCTGCAATTGAACACCGTACGGAAGGGTACGTTCTAGGAACTGCTGCAAATATGTTTAAACTTGCGGGTTCCGTGATTGCGTTTGGAGTTTTTTCAGCATTTATTATCGGTGTAATTAAAACAACTTTGGTTACTTTGGGGTGGATAGAATGGTAG
- a CDS encoding aldehyde dehydrogenase codes for MNFTEQQVESWIKEQQYKVYAGETKSLEFRLEQLELLRQAIKKFEPEILEALHQDLRKSEFEAFTTEIGIIYESISYMKKNLADWMKPQSVKTPTVLQPAKSYLIHEPYGSCLIIAPFNYPFQLVMEPLIGAIVGGNAAVVKPSEATPHVTKVVRTLIEDTFSADYIRVVEGEKEETSTLIHAPFDLIFFTGSVQVGKVVMKAAAERLTPVVLELGGKSPAIIDHTANLDVAAKRIVWGKFMNSGQTCVAPDYLVVHESVKEPFIAKLKETIATFYGEDAQTSPDFSRIVNHKQFDRLHDLLTKSEDSLVHGGQTDREDLYIEPSLFEVENFDHPLMEDELFGPLLPILTYTDLSRAIYDIRKLPKPLAAYFFSEHERAQDYFVESFPFGGGCINDTISHVGSVSLPFGGVGTSGMGSYHGRASFDQFTHQKSILKKSTKLPINLLYPPYKSKVKLVRSVLK; via the coding sequence ATGAATTTCACTGAACAGCAAGTGGAAAGTTGGATTAAAGAACAACAGTATAAAGTTTACGCAGGTGAGACGAAGTCTTTAGAATTTCGATTAGAACAACTAGAATTATTGCGGCAAGCTATCAAAAAGTTTGAACCAGAAATTTTAGAAGCTCTCCATCAAGATCTTCGAAAAAGTGAATTTGAGGCGTTTACAACAGAAATAGGGATTATCTATGAATCAATCTCTTACATGAAAAAGAACTTAGCAGATTGGATGAAGCCGCAAAGTGTAAAAACACCAACAGTTTTACAACCAGCTAAAAGTTATTTGATTCATGAACCTTATGGTAGCTGTCTGATTATCGCACCTTTCAATTACCCTTTCCAATTAGTGATGGAGCCTTTAATAGGTGCTATCGTGGGAGGTAATGCGGCAGTCGTCAAACCTTCTGAAGCCACTCCTCATGTCACAAAAGTGGTACGCACGTTAATTGAAGATACGTTCTCTGCAGATTACATCCGTGTAGTTGAGGGAGAAAAAGAAGAAACATCCACGTTGATTCACGCACCGTTTGATTTGATTTTCTTCACGGGCAGTGTGCAAGTAGGGAAAGTCGTCATGAAAGCTGCAGCTGAGCGATTAACACCAGTAGTTTTGGAACTCGGAGGTAAATCACCAGCAATTATTGACCATACAGCCAATCTTGACGTAGCAGCAAAGAGAATCGTTTGGGGTAAATTTATGAACTCGGGCCAAACTTGTGTGGCGCCAGATTATTTAGTGGTGCATGAGAGTGTGAAAGAACCATTCATTGCCAAACTGAAAGAGACTATTGCTACTTTTTATGGAGAAGATGCTCAAACAAGTCCTGATTTTAGTCGCATAGTGAATCATAAACAGTTTGACCGATTGCATGACTTGCTAACTAAGTCAGAAGATAGTTTAGTACACGGTGGCCAAACCGATCGAGAAGACCTGTACATTGAACCTTCCTTATTTGAAGTAGAGAATTTTGATCATCCACTGATGGAAGATGAATTGTTTGGACCTCTATTACCGATTCTGACATACACGGATTTAAGCCGCGCTATCTATGATATTCGTAAATTACCAAAACCGCTTGCTGCTTATTTCTTTAGTGAGCACGAGCGTGCACAAGATTATTTTGTAGAGTCCTTCCCATTCGGTGGGGGCTGTATAAATGATACGATTTCCCATGTTGGTAGTGTCAGTCTACCGTTCGGTGGTGTTGGTACTTCTGGTATGGGCTCTTACCATGGACGTGCCAGCTTTGACCAATTTACTCATCAGAAATCAATCTTAAAAAAGAGTACCAAACTACCAATCAATCTACTTTATCCGCCGTATAAATCAAAAGTAAAATTAGTTCGTTCCGTACTAAAATAG
- a CDS encoding M42 family metallopeptidase — protein MKKVITLLEQLVSIPSPTGFTKDIVNWIETYITDLGYDVHKTNKGAVIVKVHGARSDQARLVTAHVDTLGAMVREIKADGRLKLSKVGGFNWNAVENETCTIFTRSGKTYRGTILMHQSSVHVYAKSGQTDRSDDNIEVRLDEVVTSRKETAASGIEVGDFVSFDPRFEHTSSGFVKSRHLDDKASVALLLTLLEECKSGKETLPVDTYFYISTNEEIGYGGNSSIPEHVSEYLAVDMGALGDGQASDEFTASICAKDSSGPYHYELTSHLIQLAKDHSIPYKVDIYPFYASDASAAVSAGIDVKHALCGAGIESSHAYERTHEKSLEATYRLLHCYIQSPLV, from the coding sequence ATGAAAAAGGTAATAACTTTATTGGAGCAACTTGTATCCATACCAAGTCCCACAGGATTCACTAAGGACATTGTAAACTGGATTGAAACATACATAACTGATTTAGGCTACGATGTTCATAAAACTAACAAAGGGGCTGTCATTGTTAAAGTGCACGGTGCTCGTTCAGACCAAGCACGTTTAGTGACGGCTCACGTGGATACACTAGGAGCTATGGTGAGAGAGATCAAGGCTGATGGCCGATTGAAACTGTCAAAAGTAGGCGGCTTTAATTGGAACGCAGTAGAGAATGAAACGTGTACCATTTTCACTCGCTCTGGTAAAACGTACCGAGGTACGATTTTGATGCACCAATCCTCGGTCCATGTCTATGCAAAATCTGGCCAGACAGATCGTTCTGACGATAATATTGAAGTACGTTTAGATGAAGTAGTCACTTCCCGCAAAGAGACAGCAGCTAGTGGAATCGAGGTAGGCGACTTTGTGAGCTTCGATCCACGTTTTGAACATACTAGCAGTGGTTTCGTTAAATCTCGCCACCTAGATGATAAAGCAAGTGTAGCGCTCTTATTGACGCTGTTGGAAGAATGTAAATCTGGCAAGGAAACGCTTCCTGTTGATACTTATTTTTATATTTCTACCAATGAAGAAATCGGCTATGGTGGAAATTCATCGATCCCTGAACATGTAAGCGAGTATTTAGCTGTTGATATGGGAGCTTTAGGAGATGGGCAAGCATCTGATGAGTTTACGGCATCTATTTGTGCAAAGGACAGTTCAGGGCCCTATCACTATGAATTGACTTCCCATTTGATTCAACTAGCTAAAGATCACTCTATTCCGTATAAGGTCGATATTTATCCGTTCTACGCTTCCGACGCTTCTGCTGCAGTGTCTGCTGGAATTGATGTTAAACATGCCTTGTGTGGAGCAGGTATTGAATCATCACACGCTTACGAAAGAACGCATGAAAAATCATTAGAAGCTACGTACCGTTTATTGCACTGTTATATCCAGTCTCCATTAGTATAA
- a CDS encoding stage VI sporulation protein F: MNTKLWRLIEARTGMSMEQIIDIVHAVSAADFSDERHVRKVIRKVGRMTGKPISQQTEDQLTQSILQGGNGLTIDHIEQMLK; this comes from the coding sequence ATGAATACAAAATTGTGGAGATTAATTGAGGCAAGAACAGGCATGTCCATGGAACAAATCATTGATATTGTCCACGCTGTATCAGCCGCTGATTTTTCTGATGAACGTCATGTTCGAAAAGTGATTCGCAAAGTGGGACGAATGACGGGTAAACCAATTTCACAGCAGACAGAAGACCAGCTGACGCAATCAATTTTACAAGGCGGAAATGGATTAACGATTGATCACATTGAACAAATGCTCAAATAA
- a CDS encoding stage V sporulation protein AD translates to MVATFTFSTPIQIAGTGVTAGPMEKQSVFYKLFDEFFHEENNSSVSYEDLHSLLIEKSMRYALKKAQLTENELSMYIGGDLINQMTPTVFSGLKFSLPVLPVFSACATVVQATCLAALVIEKTNQAVAVGTGSFHAAVERQFRYPIEYGAQKPATAQWTVSAGVVAILQPGSTGVHVTHATIGKILDFGLTNPYDMGSAMAPAAYDTILRHLEATNSCYADYDVIMTGDLGRYGVAILTKLIADTSANLQDAGALFYGNATFANAGGSGAGCSAAVYYSHVLEQLQKGKWKRVLLVATGALLSPLTFQQGKTIPVIAHAMEWRAAP, encoded by the coding sequence ATGGTAGCGACATTTACATTTTCAACACCAATTCAAATTGCAGGTACAGGAGTAACGGCGGGACCGATGGAAAAACAGAGTGTCTTTTATAAATTATTTGATGAGTTCTTCCATGAAGAAAACAATTCATCGGTTTCCTATGAAGATTTACATAGTTTATTGATTGAAAAATCGATGCGCTATGCATTAAAAAAAGCACAGTTAACGGAAAATGAGTTGAGTATGTACATTGGTGGAGATTTGATTAATCAGATGACACCAACAGTCTTTTCAGGCCTCAAGTTTTCGTTACCTGTGTTACCCGTATTTTCAGCGTGTGCAACTGTTGTTCAGGCTACTTGTTTAGCGGCATTAGTCATTGAAAAAACTAATCAAGCTGTTGCTGTAGGGACAGGTAGCTTCCACGCTGCGGTAGAACGACAGTTTCGTTACCCTATTGAATACGGTGCCCAAAAGCCTGCCACCGCACAATGGACAGTTTCGGCTGGAGTCGTGGCAATACTGCAACCCGGATCCACTGGAGTGCATGTCACACATGCAACAATCGGGAAAATTTTAGATTTTGGGCTCACTAATCCTTACGATATGGGATCGGCAATGGCACCTGCAGCGTATGATACGATTTTGCGCCATTTGGAGGCAACTAACTCTTGTTATGCAGATTACGATGTCATCATGACAGGGGATTTGGGAAGATACGGAGTTGCCATTTTAACGAAGTTGATTGCTGACACTTCGGCAAATTTGCAAGATGCAGGAGCATTATTTTATGGCAATGCCACGTTTGCAAACGCTGGAGGCAGTGGTGCAGGGTGTAGCGCAGCCGTTTATTATAGTCATGTACTGGAGCAATTACAGAAGGGGAAGTGGAAGCGTGTGCTCTTGGTTGCAACAGGGGCATTACTATCTCCCTTAACATTTCAACAAGGAAAGACAATCCCTGTAATTGCACATGCAATGGAATGGAGGGCGGCACCATGA
- a CDS encoding alpha/beta hydrolase-fold protein — MNRGKIEERTFYSDALQEDMTLLIYLPATYSPLYKYSLLIASDGKDYFQLGRISRVADELLAEEEIENLIIVGIPYENVKVRRTNYHPNGDNNKAYMRFLAQELVPYLDAEFPTYQIGMGRGLIGDSLAATVSLMTACAYPHTFGKVILHSPYVNETVLETVKNTGNTHFTVDHIIGLDEKAVPTGDGVDKDFLQDNRELSELFEAQKFSYRYEEQPGGHTWKTWQKDMKRALQMNYTK; from the coding sequence ATGAATAGAGGAAAAATTGAAGAACGCACTTTTTATAGTGACGCTTTACAAGAAGATATGACGTTGCTTATTTATTTACCAGCAACATACTCTCCCTTATATAAATACTCTTTATTGATCGCTTCAGATGGAAAAGATTACTTCCAACTCGGGCGTATTTCTAGAGTAGCTGATGAATTATTAGCTGAAGAAGAAATTGAAAATCTGATCATAGTAGGGATTCCCTATGAAAACGTCAAAGTTAGAAGAACGAACTATCATCCCAATGGTGACAACAACAAAGCTTACATGCGATTCCTTGCTCAAGAACTAGTTCCTTACTTAGACGCAGAATTCCCGACCTATCAAATAGGGATGGGCAGAGGGCTAATTGGCGATTCTTTAGCTGCCACAGTTTCACTGATGACTGCATGTGCTTACCCCCATACATTTGGTAAGGTCATCCTACACTCACCTTACGTGAATGAAACTGTCTTAGAAACTGTAAAGAATACTGGCAACACTCACTTTACTGTAGACCATATCATTGGGCTAGATGAAAAGGCAGTTCCTACTGGAGATGGCGTTGACAAAGATTTCTTACAAGACAATCGAGAGCTTTCAGAACTATTTGAAGCGCAAAAATTTAGCTACCGGTATGAAGAACAACCGGGTGGCCATACTTGGAAAACGTGGCAAAAAGATATGAAGCGTGCTTTGCAGATGAATTACACGAAATAA